The genomic DNA GATGTCAGAAGCTCGGATGATGGTAGCAGTGGGGAATTCTTCCTTTACAGCACATTCACCCAAGTATTTGCTAATCTTATACATTGATGGCTTCTTCATCACTAGAGGAACAGGATTTTCCTCAGCATTCAAATAAGATAAATGGATAAACCTTTCAACTCCCATTTCCCTGCTGAttctgtaattttattaataatgcataagctttagcaataaggttgcttggcagaTACTGTATTATAAGGGTTTTAGTCACCAATGAAAATTAGACTTTAAACAAAGTTTTTAGTAACTCGAAAAATTTGACATCGACTTACTGTTATATTTACTAACTtcacattatttttttgcaagttttcttattttattgacaTGAGTACTTTATAGAGAGCTCAACTGAGGGTAAGTggcaaatgaaattttaaataaaagctataatttataacttttatgcaacataatataaaaaaaaataataacattttataacaagttttttttaggtagTTTGTGTTTTTAGTTAGATTCTAGTAATTACTAGTGAGTATTCAAGAATGTTTTATTCTATCTCATCTGCTTTGAATTTTGGTGAAAtcgtttgtaataatttattacctaGCAAGGCGCCTAGCACCCTCCACGTGGACATCTGTGTAATTGAAGTTCTTGGTCTCATAATCACGGCCCACAAGATTAATAACAACATTTGAATAGCGAACTGCTCTTGCAATTGACTCTTCATCTCGCAAATCGAATGGGGTAAACAACACTTGACCAAGATCACCACACAGCTTTAGCCTTGCTGCTTCATAGAAGTCACTTCGGTATGGTAGAATCAtctgaaataataattctatttatCCCTTTATTGCAGTAATATTTAGCTGTTGCCAGCTTTCTTTGTCcatgtttattacagtttttacaaTCTTgcgggaacagtttgttttcctaaGATAAAAATTTGCTCTCTTGCCTTCCAACTAgctatatgccaaaaatcaagttgactAGTTGCTTAGTTGGGGcttaaaggaaggacaaacaaataaacaaacacacttttgcatttatagtattagcaAAGATCTCAtagaattaataatacaattttaagtTCATAGCCATAAAATTGATGTTCCTAAGAGTTCTTAGACAAacattgaataaagaaataataatctGGATAaggtaatctaaaaaaaaatttattccaTACCTGTGTGCCAATCTTGCCCAGCTTATTGCACACATAACGGCCTACAAATCCTGTGCAACCGAAAACTGTGGCCACAATTCCATTGAAACTGCTGCGACCACCCGTTCCTCGCTTGTACGCTGCTAAGTTGGGTCTGCCATCAGAACTGTATTGAGCAGATTTGATATAAACAATGCTCATGGACCCATTTTTAGCTGCAATTTGTGGGGAATATATTAGTTTCTTACTTTACTGCCTACACTTTATTAATactgttgtttattttaaaacagataTCAAACAACCAAATTGTAACCAAGAATATTATGTAAGAGTTTGGTTATTGATTAGTGCATACAGAACAGTGTCAAAGACTTAcgtattaatttagtttttaaatggTTTGTTAACGCTGCTGAAGCCATTTTCAGGCTCTTTTCGGAAGAATTTATCTAAGCCACTATTTACGATAGGTCTTGGCTCTTGAGTTCTTCAATATTTTTCGGTATGACATTTAATGTCAAATATGACAATTGTGTAATGACCAATCAAGCCACAGATGAAagccttatttatattttataatagttatgTTTTTTACTATAGGCCTCAGATTGTTCTTAGCCACAGACCCAGAAGCCAAAAATGAGTATTTTATCCACTGAcctgtattatattattgatagaGTCGTTTCTCTAGTCGAGTATTGATAGAGCCTGGCTGTCTCACGGTAGAAGACCTCACCGACCCCATCATTTTTCCGTTCATCGTGATTCTATAACCGagtttttcattacaaaacataaTCAACCTATGATACCTCAGTATTACACAGATAAAACTTCATGGCCGCTTTTTGccgaacaatgaataatagagCCGACTTAAACATAGACCGACATACGAAttaaagccataaatcaaaagaagaataagaagatACGGTTGACACTCTTGACAGTAGACAGCTCATTGACAGTGACAGTGATTGGTGATAATTGCTATTGATGACATTTTGAAACGGCGAATAGCGATTAGTGATTAGTTTTCCGTGTTAGGTAGTAACTAGTTACCAATTTTACGGGATTTAATCACAATTATATTGTAACACTGCTATATTTTATGCAAAACTCAAAATGAATGAAGACGAAATCAAAATTATAAGCGGTAACAACTACACGGAGATCGCTCAAATTTTAGAGAATTTTATAAAGATTGTAAGTTTACCGACAAAAACAGTGcgtattttcatttttagatGCTCCAATTGAAAGTCTATTTACATTGTACTTTCAGAATGATAACGTATTTATATTTCCCTTTTTACTGGAAAACAACAGACGAGTCTCTCTATGGGCCGCATTATTCCAGCATCTACAGTCAGAGTCTTCAGGGTCCATTCATATTGTGTGTTTAAGTACTATCAAGTTGTTGAGGTAAGTTCTATTACAATATAAATCCtgccaaatttaattatttatgaaatgtttaatgataaaaaatgcCCCTATCCTATCATATGTGTTATTAGtgtaataaattatagaatatttaatttaaataattctctGAAGAGTCTCGCATTTACAAAATTTGGCAAACTCCCTAGCGCTATTATCTATCCATCCTTATCTAATATTGGGAAGTCTTTAGTTTAATCTTTGACAGGTAcaatattcaatataattttaaaatttcctcTAGGCTGGTAAAAGATTTCTGCAATGCATTTACCATTTAATATAACGGCCAAACCCCTCATAGGTTAACTTGCTACAATCAGTGCAACAAGAGTGCAtagcaggtgtgattgcaggtGATggcttatttgtttgttaaaaaaggAACTCACCTTCTGTGAACACCACTGTGGTTATGTAAGGTTTAGTTCTCACACTATACCAAATATTTAATGGAATTAATAAACTGCCTGACAGTATAAACCATGCACCATTAATTTATGTGATGTGTCAAATGcatcaaattaaatttagtgTCCTTCACAAGGTTATTGAGTATATAATGATGTATGTGTTGATATCCTTTTGTTACACAACAAACAAAGAGTTgtgtttattagtatttagttttaCTAGTGGATGCCTGCAACTTTGTTGCATGGATTTAGATAGTTTAAAAGTCTCTGAAAAGGTAAGAAATTCCGGAATAACAATATTGGCTACCTATGCGAATTTGGAAACAAAGATTTGtaaccaaatttaatttttaaaacagtaAGAAATAAGAATCTGCtacaatacaaaaacaaaatttcaagAAGTaggtaatacatttttttctcatttaaaaGACATACACACAGCAGAAAGACAGACATTcagacacacacagacagacacacggTCACACGTCTacacagacggacagacagatagatagacagacacacagacagacaacacacagacatacatacagacagacatacatacagacacacagacGGACGTACGTACGGACGTACGTACGGACgtacggacggacggacggacagacagacagacagacagacagacagacagacagacagacagacagacagacagacagacagacagacagacagacagacagacagacagacagacggacagacagacagacagacggacagacggacagacggacagacggacagacggacagacggacagacggacggacggacggacggacggacggacggacggacggacggacggacggacggacggacggacggacggacggacggacggacagacggacagacggacagacggacagacggacagacggacagacggacagacggacagacggacagacggacagacggacagacggacagacggacagacggacagacggacagacggacagacggacagacggacagacggacagacggacagacggacagacggacagacggacagacggacagacggacagacggacagacggacagacggacagacggacagacggacagacggacagacggacagacggacagacggacagacggacagacggacagacggacagacggacagacggacagacggacagacggacagacggacagacggacagacggacagacggacagacggacagacggacagacggacagacggacagacggacagacggacagacggacagacggacagacggacagacggacagacggacagacggacagacggacagacggacagacggaaagacggacagacggacagacggacagacggacagacggacagacggacagacggacagacggacagacggacagacggacagacggacagacggacagacggacagacggacagacggacagacggacagacggacagacggacagacggacagacggacagacggacagacggacagacggacagacggacagacggacagacagacggacagacggataTACAGACACCCaggcacgcacgcacgcacgcagtATAATTGTTTTCTCGTGATAAAAAGTCTCCTTTATGTTGACCCGGCTGTTTTGGACTCTTATCTCTTCTTgattataaagataaagaatCTTCCAATAACAGTGTAACTAATATTAGTTTGATATGATTTCTATAGTAAATAAACTTCAGATACAGTGCAAACACAGCCTTAATACTCACCAAATGAAATGTGACTATTGATTATATTGAAATTACAGCCGAGATAAAACTGAACTCGAAAACTTGATCTGTGAGAAATGGATAATAACATTAATTGAAAAAGCTggtctgtttaattttgtggATCCAGAAGATTCTTTGGATGTTGATATGCCAGTAAAGGAGGTAGTTGTGGAGGCCTTGAAATGTCTTTGCAATATAACGTTCAACAGTAACGAGGCACGTGGATTGTGTGCATACACAATTATTGCACAGGGGCTGGTTGCAAGATTACGCTCGTACAAGGAAATAGCTTTCAAAGATGATATAATGCTCTATGACATGAAGCTGTTGTTTATATTGACAGCACTAAGACAAGATATAAAGGCTAAAATAAAAGATGAATTGCATGGGATGGATTATTTGATTAGTTGTCTCAATGAACTTGTTTTGGAGTCCTCTGAATCTCAATGTGAAGTTGCTGGGAGTAGGGAAGTTATTGAAGATGCTCACTGCTGCTTCCTACAGGTAAGACAGaacttaaatataaagatagaaaaactttatagcgacaaaaaacttagaaacaatacaagaaaccaGAGATTGttcttagtgctagggtgcaaaggctaCCTTATAACTAAAGGGaaatttatgtgtatgttttaaattttcttttttatattcataacgAATTGAATCTTCTTTAAGAGTGTTATAAAAAACACATGATATTACTGAGAagtaaatatacattacatactgCTTTCTGGTCACAAGGCCTGTGATATACCAAtgtcaattaaattttatgtagaaaaaaagagaatgttatattttctgcaacatGTTTTAACTCATCTacattatgtttaaataattatattaataaaaagagaaaaatactattataatattaaggattacttaaacgatataaaagcttgggtgtgaattgctctagcttcatagctgattataaatttactgtgagatggtgataacaaaaaaaaattttacccggctaagtttgttgtgggctcttcttagaccagggtgcgtttggatccctcgtagacttaggtttaagttggcgaatgaagttatcaccatccccttacaattatgtaaacatttatgtatgaacgcttcataagtgcctatgataggcctacatgaataaagaaattttgaatttaaatttgaatttaattaacagGATAACCAGCAAGCTATAGCATGTGAGATACTTAAAACCCAGTTCAACTTGACCCTCCAACATTCTGAGGAACCAGTTAGCGAGGCAGAGGAGAGCATGTATCTCAAACTGATGCCCGTGCTCACAGCCCTGTTGTATGCACAAACTTCCACACAGGATTCACTAATGGACCTCCACAGCAATATCGCTAATCTATTAACTGGGTTTGTGTACTttgatactttttttaaaaatctatactataatattataattgtttgtttGGTCCGAATATGCTCTGAAACTACTGGACCGAGTTTAACCATTTTTcagtaacacatttttttttaatctgaaatataaactaaatttgaGATGCTTAAGGGAATTTCAATAATGTAACCTAAATCGCTCAgtccgcgattgcccgagagtcgcaggttcaaatcctgtcggttccgaaattttttaaatgcattttaaatttataaaatggataattcctccaagtgtagggaaaaacactaataaaaattataaaattataaaaaagcaatgtgtcatctcttgtttcaaacgtgtctcattgtaatatggacttTTGAAAAAGGTTCGATGTCGGTTCcgaacatttttatatgcattttaaatttataaaatgtaacctaaagtagcaaaattttccatataaaatccattatttgatgTTCGCTCAAACATGATTTTTAGAAATCCGTAATAAAGTTGGACGAAGCCGCGTGCAACGGCGAGTGCTACTATTAATCAactaacatttaaattaatgtaatatttgtTGAATCGCTTACTCTGGTATAAGTgtatcctttttatttttagagtacCACCAATGTTTTACCAGTATCTGACTCCAGAGCTGAACGATGGAGAAACAGCACTGTGCACATATGCTGGTAGAAACATGGATGCTTTGCAAGCCCTGCTTCAGTTGCTATTATATAGGCTCTCAATAACTAcagtaagttattatttatattcataattcgtttaaaggaaattgcatacaattcttcaataaactaccaattgtcatcttggagatgtctcttaaaaagttcaaagtttgtattaaacgtaagcttatagaaaagtataaaggtataaatatatagtataaaggcctattatagtataaaggactacgtaaacgataaaaaagcttgggtgtaaattattgctctaaccaggttgctcttctaataatttaaaatgagattgtgagatggtgataacaaaaaaaaaaaaaacacccggctaagtttgttgtgggcttcttcttagaccaggacgcgtttggaaccctcgtagctttagttttaagtttacgaatgtggttatcgccatcatctcactaccgtgtggttcttatctTTATGGTATCTTTATGTACGcaccaaaagtgccacctgtggggcctacttgaataaagatatttttgactttgactttgactattttctacataatttttaataataaataatatgaatatgaatCAAGAATATGCAACCTTGAGAGCATTGGATGCACAAAGATGGTCTAGTAATTGATTGCTGGaacaattacaatttaattaatcCCCAGTAAACTATGgggaataattaaattaaaaattatctaaTTTTTATCACAGATTTTTACTTAAACTAGAaggaaataacaaaatatgcaTTAAACAACCAAAACTAAGATTCTTAAAGGTGATAAAAATGGTGCTGGAtactatattgtttaatattttgcgacaattattatttagaacAAAAAAGGTCTATGTAGAATTTGCTTTGTGAATGCAAAAGGGTGGCTTAAAAGCAAATGGTAATTTTAAGAGTGGGATAACGAAAACAGGAGAATTACTGTGACGCCAATctaaaagcttcaatcaaactATTAGAGTTGgtatttgaagctatttaggaTGAGGTAGAATTAAGGGTGTTGTAGCAAAAAtttaagcaatattttattcattacggCCGATTGGAGTTTGCAGTGAtcctgctgtctgagtccaaggccgtgggttcgattcccactaccggaaaatgtttgtgttattagtgtgaatatttttaagtgtctcggtgtttatatgtatattctaagtatttatgtattcataaaaatattcatcagttatcttagttcccactacacaagctaagcttactttggggctagaaggcgatgtgtgtattgtcgtagtatatttatttattatacacatcgccatctagccccaaagtaagcgtagcttgtgttatgggtactgagatggctgttgaatatttttatgaattatatacataaatacttagaaaatacgtataaacacccagacactaaaaaatattcatgctcatcacacaaacattttccagcagtgggaatcgaacccacggccttggactcagacagcagggtcgctgcaaactgcgccaatgggccgtcaaaatttattactattattatttattattattattcatgttttATTGAATGACATATTAGTCAGCTTTATTACAGAGCACAAAGAACCAGTACACAAATCTGTCTCCGGTACTCATAGTGCTGATCAAGAGCGCCCGCGGTTGCAGACCGCAGCGCAAATATCTCAGGCAGGTGGTGTTGCCTCCCCTGAGAGATGTGTCTAGACCCCCGGAAGAAGGCAACACTCTCCGCAACCAACTGTGCAGGTTGCTTACCACTCCAGTAACATCTGTGAGGGACTTGGTCGCTGAGTTCCTGTTCATCCTTTGCAAGGAGAAAGGTTAGTTAAGTAAACTCTGATAACTCCATCGGTTTGAGCGGAGTTAGTCCAGTTTTGGCTCTAGTTACCTGGCTCCTCTAAGTTACAATCTATACACTTTGTAGGAAAATGCTCAATAAAGTTTAAAGTCGTAAACAGCCTACAACTGATTTTTTATAcacaattttgacggccgactggcgtagtggtCCCCGCTTTCaggaactggaaaatgttcctgtgatgaatatgaatgttctttagtgtccgggtgtttatctgtgttttataattatttatgtatattattcataaaattattcatcagtaatcttagtacccataacaaaggCTATTCTTACTGtagggcttgatggcgatgtgtgtattgtcgtagtatttttattcatttacttatttaattttactgctAGATCAatgtactttaaaacaaaaaacttttggaaacaaattatttttaataatgtatcgcctattatataaaacagaaaaaatgttTCCGTACGGTAAAGGTTTTCTGCAAGAGATCGTATTAGCGCTAAGTTTTGCGGTCAACAATCGAAAATCTTCCTATTACTGCAGCTTGCTTTAGATCTGTGTAACAAGGTTCGGTCTAGCCATTTGCGTCTTTAACGCAGTATAACTCTTCCCAACAATTTTATCTTCTAGTATAAGTCTTAGGAAGGAAAACTGGTCTGCTGTTTGTAGGTGgccaaagattttatttattctttttctgcATAATGGGTCCACCACCAGTTCTCGGTCTTTCCCTACTAGTTCTAGTATTTCCTTATTAGATGTGTAACTGCCACTCGATTTTGAACGTTTTCCGGTATAGCTGCATTTCAAACACTTCAAGTCGGTCTcatatcaagttttaattttgGGCTGCAGAGTGTTAAATGAGACTATCACCTCTTTGCAAGAAATAACAACTTTGTAATCTATtatcgaaattaagcttaatttgctatactccgcgaaaagcaggaaaatctgtatggtgtaatttataatttcttaaatttttaattctacgcacgttttgctccaaaaccggaacatcctcaggagatgttgactttacaatgaataattgttaagttttaacaattattcattgtcagctccggtttcggagcgaaacgtgcgtacattgccgaagatccgtTTGCTGTGGAgaatagcaaatgaagcttaattttcataatatatcatggaattccgcaaagtaacgcctgcttctatccaaactcTTAACAGTTGGTCGCATGGTGAAGTACACGGGCTTCGGTAACGCAGCTGGTCACCTGGCTCAGAAGGGGCTCATGGGCGGAGCGCGCGGGCCCGTGCAGTACTCCTCCAGCAGCGAGGATTCCGACACCGAGGAGTATCTCGAAGCGCAACCTCGTATAGACCCGGTAGTGGGGTGCACGAGACCGCCGCGCGTTAACCCGTTCGAGGGCATGTCTGAGGAACAGGTGAGCATTATCTACGTCATATCCAATACTagttattgcccgcgacttcgatcGCCTTGAAAATTTGATAGGTATGAAAGAAACATGTCGATTTCTTGCTTATTGCTTACGCTatacgcttgcctagaagaggCCTATTTACTCTTGTGTATATTTAATTCGAGTGTCCTTCGTAGGTTTCTGTTTTTGATGTT from Pararge aegeria chromosome 5, ilParAegt1.1, whole genome shotgun sequence includes the following:
- the LOC120623814 gene encoding NADH dehydrogenase [ubiquinone] 1 alpha subcomplex subunit 9, mitochondrial, coding for MASAALTNHLKTKLIPKNGSMSIVYIKSAQYSSDGRPNLAAYKRGTGGRSSFNGIVATVFGCTGFVGRYVCNKLGKIGTQMILPYRSDFYEAARLKLCGDLGQVLFTPFDLRDEESIARAVRYSNVVINLVGRDYETKNFNYTDVHVEGARRLARISREMGVERFIHLSYLNAEENPVPLVMKKPSMYKISKYLGECAVKEEFPTATIIRASDIYGSEDRFIRSFATFWRLHSHFMPLYKDGKETIKQPVYVSDVAAGIAAAARDPDTRCQVYQAVGPKRYMLSDLVTWFYALMRKDEKWGFRHYDMKYDPIFPIKVWLASALSPAYPYGGLHWDSLEKEATTDRPVRGVPTLEDLGVTLTNIEDQAPWELKPYRAYQYYIDEIGEFPTPDPPKVQTAL
- the LOC120623588 gene encoding synembryn-A isoform X2 — its product is MNEDEIKIISGNNYTEIAQILENFIKINDNVFIFPFLLENNRRVSLWAALFQHLQSESSGSIHIVCLSTIKLLSRDKTELENLICEKWIITLIEKAGLFNFVDPEDSLDVDMPVKEVVVEALKCLCNITFNSNEARGLCAYTIIAQGLVARLRSYKEIAFKDDIMLYDMKLLFILTALRQDIKAKIKDELHGMDYLISCLNELVLESSESQCEVAGSREVIEDAHCCFLQDNQQAIACEILKTQFNLTLQHSEEPVSEAEESMYLKLMPVLTALLYAQTSTQDSLMDLHSNIANLLTGVPPMFYQYLTPELNDGETALCTYAGRNMDALQALLQLLLYRLSITTSALLQSTKNQYTNLSPVLIVLIKSARGCRPQRKYLRQVVLPPLRDVSRPPEEGNTLRNQLCRLLTTPVTSVRDLVAEFLFILCKEKVGRMVKYTGFGNAAGHLAQKGLMGGARGPVQYSSSSEDSDTEEYLEAQPRIDPVVGCTRPPRVNPFEGMSEEQEFEAMKLVNLLDKMLTEGVVRPARIGADGRPVAIDHVLDMREHPPNRPQS
- the LOC120623588 gene encoding synembryn-A isoform X1, giving the protein MNEDEIKIISGNNYTEIAQILENFIKINDNVFIFPFLLENNRRVSLWAALFQHLQSESSGSIHIVCLSTIKLLSRDKTELENLICEKWIITLIEKAGLFNFVDPEDSLDVDMPVKEVVVEALKCLCNITFNSNEARGLCAYTIIAQGLVARLRSYKEIAFKDDIMLYDMKLLFILTALRQDIKAKIKDELHGMDYLISCLNELVLESSESQCEVAGSREVIEDAHCCFLQDNQQAIACEILKTQFNLTLQHSEEPVSEAEESMYLKLMPVLTALLYAQTSTQDSLMDLHSNIANLLTGVPPMFYQYLTPELNDGETALCTYAGRNMDALQALLQLLLYRLSITTSALLQSTKNQYTNLSPVLIVLIKSARGCRPQRKYLRQVVLPPLRDVSRPPEEGNTLRNQLCRLLTTPVTSVRDLVAEFLFILCKEKVGRMVKYTGFGNAAGHLAQKGLMGGARGPVQYSSSSEDSDTEEYLEAQPRIDPVVGCTRPPRVNPFEGMSEEQKEFEAMKLVNLLDKMLTEGVVRPARIGADGRPVAIDHVLDMREHPPNRPQS
- the LOC120623588 gene encoding synembryn-A isoform X3, whose amino-acid sequence is MNEDEIKIISGNNYTEIAQILENFIKINDNVFIFPFLLENNRRVSLWAALFQHLQSESSGSIHIVCLSTIKLLSRDKTELENLICEKWIITLIEKAGLFNFVDPEDSLDVDMPVKEVVVEALKCLCNITFNSNEARGLCAYTIIAQGLVARLRSYKEIAFKDDIMLYDMKLLFILTALRQDIKAKIKDELHGMDYLISCLNELVLESSESQCEVAGSREVIEDAHCCFLQDNQQAIACEILKTQFNLTLQHSEEPVSEAEESMYLKLMPVLTALLYAQTSTQDSLMDLHSNIANLLTGVPPMFYQYLTPELNDGETALCTYAGRNMDALQALLQLLLYRLSITTSTKNQYTNLSPVLIVLIKSARGCRPQRKYLRQVVLPPLRDVSRPPEEGNTLRNQLCRLLTTPVTSVRDLVAEFLFILCKEKVGRMVKYTGFGNAAGHLAQKGLMGGARGPVQYSSSSEDSDTEEYLEAQPRIDPVVGCTRPPRVNPFEGMSEEQKEFEAMKLVNLLDKMLTEGVVRPARIGADGRPVAIDHVLDMREHPPNRPQS